The DNA segment ATGTCCGGGAGCGCCTGCGCGTCGGCGTCGACACGCTCGAACTCGACGCGTTGGATGCGGTTCACCGCGACCACGCTGTACTGCTCGGGCCCGCGCGCGACCGGCAGGAACTGCCGCGTCTCCAGATCGTGGGCGAGCTTGTGGCGATCACCGTGGAACGTGCAGGCGTGCGCCCTCTGCTCGGGATCGTCGACCAGGTACAGCACCAGCTGGAGAACGGGCATCGCTTCCCTTCGGGATGACGTGAACGGAGCCTGCGCCCAGCGTGCCAGGACCGGTCACACCCCTGCGCCCGTTCTCAGCGATCCGCGGACCCCCCTTCTGCGGGAACCGTCGGGCGCACCGTCCGATCGCGCTGGCCGCACCCTCGCCGTTCCGGGCGGAGGAGCCCCTTGCGCGGTGCCGCGAGATGCCACTTGCGCACTCGACACGCCGACGAAAGCGTGCACAAGTGGCATCTCGCGGGGGAGGAGGACGTCAGTCGAGGCCGAGGCTCCCGAAGTAGGCGGCGAGGAGGACGCCCATGGCGCCCGCGCCGACGATCGCGGCGCGCCTCGACCTGCGGCGCGGCAGGGCGGCCAGCCCGGCGACGAGATTCGCCGCGCTCCAGCCCGCGTTCACGAGCGGCGACGACAGCCCGCGCCCCGGCGGCGTGGCGAACGGCGAGGGGAACCTCCGCCCCTGCAGCGCCGCGACGCCGTGCGGCACCGCGTTGACGAGCAGCACCCCAGCAAGGGCGCTCCTGGCGATCCGGCCTGCGCGATCGGTGCTGGTCACGACGACTCCTCCTTCAGACGGTCCCCGAAGCCTCCCCCGTCCCCCTCCGCGAGATGCCACTTGAGTACGCGACACGCCGTGGAAAGCGTGCACAAGTGGCATCTCGCGGGCGCCAGGGAGGGGGTCACGCCGGCGCGTGCACCAGCTCGGAGATGCGGCGCTTGCACGCGTTGAACTCGGGCGCCGTCACGTCGCGCTCGCCCGGCAGGTCGACCGTCACGATCTCGCTGATGTGCCCGGGCACGCCGTGCGAGGCGCCGCCGGTCATCACCACGACACGGTCGGCGAGGTAGACCGCCTCCTCGATCGAGTGCGTCACGAACAGCACGGTCGTGCCCGTCTCGCGGTGGATCCGCTTCAGCTCCACCTGCAGATCGGAGCGGGTCAGCGCGTCGAGCGCGCCGAACGGCTCGTCCATCAGCAGCAGCGACGGCTCGTTCGCCAGCACCCGCGCGATCGCGACCCGCTGCTGCATGCCGCCGGACAGCTCGCCCGGGAAGCGGTCGGCGAAGCGGGTGAGCCCCACCGCCTCGATGAAGCGGTCGGTCACCTCCGCGGCTGCGGCCTTCGCCAGCTTCTTCCGCCGCGGTCCGTACGCGACGTTCTCGCGCACGCTCAGCCACGGGAACAGCCCGTAGTCCTGGAAGACCACGCCGCGGTCGGGGCCGGGCGCCGAGACGGCCCGGCCGCCGACCTCGACGACGCCCTCGGTCGCCTCCTCGAACCCGGCCAGGATGCGCAGCAGCGTCGACTTGCCGCAGCCGCTCGCGCCGACCACGGCGACGAACTCGCCCGAGCGGACGTCGAGCGAGACGTCGGCCATGGCGAGCACGCCGCCGCCGGCGGTGTCGTAGCGCTTCGCCAGATCGAGCACGTGGACGTCTGCGGTGCGGGCCGGGGCAGTGCCCGGAGCGACGGGGCCGGGGGCGGGGGTGGAGAGCGTCATCGG comes from the Rathayibacter festucae DSM 15932 genome and includes:
- a CDS encoding ABC transporter ATP-binding protein, which translates into the protein MTLSTPAPGPVAPGTAPARTADVHVLDLAKRYDTAGGGVLAMADVSLDVRSGEFVAVVGASGCGKSTLLRILAGFEEATEGVVEVGGRAVSAPGPDRGVVFQDYGLFPWLSVRENVAYGPRRKKLAKAAAAEVTDRFIEAVGLTRFADRFPGELSGGMQQRVAIARVLANEPSLLLMDEPFGALDALTRSDLQVELKRIHRETGTTVLFVTHSIEEAVYLADRVVVMTGGASHGVPGHISEIVTVDLPGERDVTAPEFNACKRRISELVHAPA